The following proteins come from a genomic window of Ictidomys tridecemlineatus isolate mIctTri1 chromosome 9, mIctTri1.hap1, whole genome shotgun sequence:
- the LOC120892253 gene encoding uncharacterized protein LOC120892253: MTKVPHTDQCQLMTPPPKGVWGPTVPLAGGHSLSFGDLRQKENILGVTGSPEAKQQGQAGSVRVLSPHQPPARGGAATSFRLRGSTRSSGNSLARGSGLSRQPCIKEARGSPRATEPGQQPLATSSCTPDSAAILPLSPMARTASAVPRAPRLLQVALLMLLLVAASRRAAGAPVVSELRCQCLQTVQGIHLKNIQSVKVTPSGPHCAQTEVIATLKNGQEACLNPEAPLVKKIIHKMLNKGSN; encoded by the exons ATGACTAAGGTTCCTCACACTGACCAGTGTCAGCTGATGACGCCGCCTCCTAAGGGAGTCTGGGGGCCCACAGTCCCGCTGGCAGGCGGCCACTCCCTCTCCTTTGGGGATCTCCGGCAGAAAGAGAACATCCTGGGGGTCACAGGGTCCCCGGAAGCTAAGCAGCAAGGCCAGGCGGGCAGCGTCAGAGTGTTGTCCCCTCACCAACCTCCAGCCAGGGGCGGGGCAGCGACCTCCTTCCGCCTGCGAGGAAGCACCCGGAGCTCCGGGAATTCCCTGGCCAGGGGCTCTGGCCTTTCCCGCCAACCATGCATAAAAGAGGCTCGCGGATCCCCGAGAGCCACAGAGCCAGGACAGCAGCCCCTCGCCACAAGCTCTTGCACTCCAGACTCCGCCGCGATCCTCCCGCTGAGTCCCATGGCCCGCACCGCCTCCGCCGTCCCCCGCGCTCCGCGGCTCCTCCAGGTTGCGCTGCTCATGCTGCTCCTGGTAGCCGCCAGCCGGCGCGCAGCAG GGGCGCCAGTGGTCTCTGAACTGCGCTGCCAGTGCTTGCAGACTGTGCAAGGAATTCACCTCAAGAACATCCAAAGTGTGAAGGTGACTCCCTCAGGACCTCACTGCGCCCAGACAGAAGTCAT AGCCACTCTCAAGAATGGACAGGAAGCTTGTCTCAACCCTGAGGCCCCCTTGGTCAAGAAAATCATCCATAAGATGCTGAACAA AGGCAGCAACTGA
- the Mthfd2l gene encoding bifunctional methylenetetrahydrofolate dehydrogenase/cyclohydrolase 2, mitochondrial isoform X6: protein MTVLARGSSLLRGLLGRGPALGGSAAPAVVSPGTAGRASAGFRSSGVRTSREKRFHPPEVATVCLPTCPYPQSSFKKCIVTH from the exons ATGACAGTACTGGCCCGTGGTTCCTCGCTCCTCCGTGGTCTCCTGGGCCGAGGGCCGGCGCTGGGCGGGAGCGCTGCACCCGCCGTGGTGTCCCCGGGAACGGCCGGGCGCGCGTCCGCTGGCTTTCGGAGCAGCGGCGTGAG GAccagcagagagaagagattccATCCTCCAGAGGTCGCCACTGTCTGCCTCCCCACTTGTCCCTATCCTcagtcatcttttaaaaaatgtatagtgACACATTAG